The Caballeronia sp. Lep1P3 genome window below encodes:
- a CDS encoding branched-chain amino acid ABC transporter substrate-binding protein codes for MKHTMTKLAAAMTLAGLSFAGTAFAQQAEDVKIGFAGPMTGAQAHYGKDFQNGITLAVEDFNATKPVIGGKPVHIVLDSADDQADPRTGTTVAQKLVDDGIKGMLGHFNSGTTIPASRIYANAGIPEIAMATAPEYTTQGFKTAFRMMTSDTQQGSVAGEFAVKNLKVKKIAIVDDRTAYGQGLADQFEKAAKAAGGTIVDREFTNDKAVDFKAILTKIKSMNPDLVYYGGADSQAAPMAKQMKTLGFRAPLMAGEMVKTDTFIKIAGDAADGTVASLAGLPMNEMPGGAAYEAKYKKRFNEDVETYSPYAYDGAMAMFAAMKAANSTDPAKYLPFLAKTDMQGVTAKHLAYDAKGDLKNGGITLYKVVGGKWTTLQSVGGK; via the coding sequence ATGAAGCACACGATGACCAAGCTGGCAGCCGCCATGACGCTCGCCGGCCTGTCGTTCGCGGGGACCGCATTCGCACAGCAGGCAGAAGACGTGAAGATCGGCTTTGCCGGCCCGATGACCGGCGCGCAGGCGCACTACGGCAAGGACTTCCAGAACGGCATCACGCTCGCCGTCGAGGATTTCAATGCGACGAAGCCCGTGATCGGCGGCAAGCCGGTTCACATCGTGCTGGATTCGGCGGACGACCAGGCCGACCCGCGCACCGGCACGACCGTCGCGCAAAAGCTCGTGGACGACGGCATCAAGGGCATGCTCGGCCACTTCAACTCGGGCACGACCATTCCGGCATCGCGCATCTACGCGAACGCGGGCATCCCCGAGATCGCGATGGCGACCGCGCCCGAATACACGACGCAAGGCTTCAAGACCGCGTTCCGCATGATGACGTCCGACACGCAGCAAGGCTCGGTCGCGGGCGAGTTCGCGGTGAAGAACCTCAAGGTGAAGAAGATCGCCATCGTCGATGACCGCACGGCCTACGGCCAGGGTCTCGCCGACCAGTTCGAGAAGGCGGCGAAGGCGGCGGGCGGCACCATCGTCGATCGCGAATTCACGAACGATAAGGCTGTCGACTTCAAAGCGATTCTGACCAAGATCAAGTCGATGAACCCGGACCTCGTGTACTACGGCGGCGCCGATTCGCAAGCCGCGCCGATGGCCAAGCAGATGAAGACGCTCGGCTTCCGCGCGCCGCTGATGGCGGGCGAAATGGTGAAGACCGACACGTTCATCAAGATCGCGGGTGACGCGGCGGACGGCACGGTGGCATCGCTCGCCGGCCTGCCGATGAACGAAATGCCGGGCGGCGCGGCTTACGAAGCGAAATACAAGAAGCGCTTCAACGAAGACGTCGAGACGTACTCGCCGTATGCCTACGACGGCGCAATGGCGATGTTCGCCGCAATGAAGGCGGCCAACTCGACGGACCCGGCCAAGTACCTGCCGTTCCTCGCGAAGACCGACATGCAGGGCGTGACCGCCAAGCACCTCGCGTATGACGCGAAGGGCGACCTGAAGAACGGCGGCATCACGCTGTACAAGGTCGTTGGCGGCAAGTGGACGACGCTGCAGAGCGTGGGCGGCAAGTAA
- the hemE gene encoding uroporphyrinogen decarboxylase → MAHTLLNDTFLRALLRQPTDYTPIWLMRQAGRYLPEYNATRARAGSFLGLAKNPDYATEVTLQPLERFPLDAAILFSDILTVPDAMGLGLNFVQGEGPRFERTVRTEDDVKRLVVPDIDATLRYVTDAVSQIRRALTDAQGRQKVPLIGFSGSPWTLACYMVEGGGSDDHRTVKAMAYARPDLMHRILDINAQAVTAYLNAQIEAGAQAVMIFDTWGGALADGAYQRFSLDYIAKVVAGLKREHDGARVPVITFTKGGGLWLEEIAATGVDAVGLDWTVNLGTARERVGGRVALQGNIDPSVLFAPPSVIRAEARGVLESFGNAPGHVFNLGHGISQYTPPDHVAELVDEVHRHSRHMRAGSTSR, encoded by the coding sequence GTGGCACACACTCTTCTCAACGACACCTTTCTGCGTGCGCTGCTGCGCCAGCCAACCGATTACACCCCGATCTGGCTGATGCGTCAGGCGGGCCGTTATCTGCCCGAATACAACGCGACGCGCGCGCGCGCCGGCAGCTTTCTGGGCCTCGCGAAGAATCCGGATTACGCGACGGAAGTGACGCTTCAGCCGCTCGAGCGCTTTCCGCTCGACGCCGCGATCCTCTTTTCCGACATCCTCACCGTCCCCGACGCGATGGGCCTCGGACTGAACTTCGTGCAGGGCGAAGGTCCGCGCTTCGAGCGCACCGTGCGCACCGAAGACGATGTGAAGCGTCTCGTTGTGCCTGACATCGACGCGACGCTGCGCTACGTCACCGACGCCGTCAGCCAGATCCGCCGCGCGCTCACCGACGCGCAGGGCCGCCAAAAAGTGCCGCTGATCGGCTTTTCGGGCAGCCCGTGGACGCTTGCCTGTTACATGGTGGAAGGCGGCGGGTCCGACGACCACCGCACGGTGAAGGCGATGGCTTACGCACGGCCGGACCTGATGCATCGCATTCTGGACATCAACGCGCAGGCGGTGACCGCCTACCTCAACGCGCAGATCGAGGCGGGCGCGCAGGCGGTCATGATTTTCGATACGTGGGGCGGTGCGCTCGCGGATGGCGCGTATCAACGCTTCTCGCTCGACTACATCGCGAAGGTCGTCGCGGGCCTCAAGCGCGAGCACGACGGCGCGCGCGTGCCGGTCATCACGTTCACGAAGGGCGGCGGGCTGTGGCTCGAAGAGATCGCGGCGACGGGCGTGGATGCGGTCGGCCTGGACTGGACGGTGAATCTGGGTACGGCGCGCGAGCGCGTAGGCGGGCGCGTCGCGCTGCAGGGGAACATCGATCCGAGCGTGCTTTTCGCGCCGCCCAGCGTCATTCGCGCCGAAGCGCGCGGCGTGCTGGAGAGCTTCGGCAATGCGCCGGGCCACGTCTTCAACCTCGGCCACGGCATCTCGCAATACACGCCGCCGGATCACGTCGCGGAGTTGGTGGACGAAGTGCATCGGCATAGCCGGCACATGCGCGCGGGTTCCACTTCCCGTTGA
- a CDS encoding primosomal protein N' — protein sequence MSNVFVRVAIDQPMSVLFDYRYSLPIPPAIGALVQVPFGRRDVVGLICEVAASSDVPAAKLRDVTGICDACPPLSAQWLALAAFAADYYQRGLGEVALPALPQALRDASRWARLFAVDEHFRLLPAGRAELPDALPPRATALRRLAEALAAHPSLGVSDARALHPKASATFDDWLARGWIERAAPGDHALAPETSAPPTGAALLPQLTDEQREAVDAIAAARGFAPFLLHGVTGSGKTEVYLHTLAALLAARANAQALVLVPEINLTPQFEAAFRARFASLAPGSIVTMHSGLAEGERARNWLAAHTGSARIVLGTRLAILASMPDLAIIVVDEEHDPAYKQQEGLRYSARDLAVYRAKQLEIPVVLGSATPSLETWWQAEQGRYARLTLTRRAVADAALPSVRLIDLEEERQRGRASVEGLSGPLIAALKSRLEHGEQSLVFLNRRGYAPILSCDACGWVAGCPRCSAYAVLHKPERVLRCHHCGWESRIPKACPECGNVDIAPMGRGTQRVEETLASVVPGARVLRIDADSTRRKGSAQALFSNVHAGEVDILVGTQMIAKGHDFRRVTLVGVLNADTALFSHDFRASERLFAQLTQVSGRAGRAGLPGEVLIQTRYARHALYLALSRQDYVGFANATLAERRDARLPPFVYQAMLRAEGRTLEAAIAFLEEAAAAFAPLHGAERVTVYDAVPLTIVKVFNVHRAQLLLESGSRAALQSALRAWQPVLRSLKGVLRWNVEVDPLDV from the coding sequence ATGAGCAACGTGTTCGTGCGCGTCGCCATCGATCAGCCGATGTCCGTGCTCTTCGACTATCGCTATTCGCTGCCGATTCCGCCGGCGATCGGCGCGCTCGTGCAAGTGCCGTTCGGACGGCGCGATGTCGTCGGGCTGATCTGCGAGGTCGCAGCATCGAGCGACGTGCCCGCCGCGAAGCTGCGCGACGTCACCGGCATCTGCGACGCATGTCCGCCGTTGTCCGCGCAGTGGCTCGCGCTCGCGGCTTTCGCCGCCGACTACTATCAGCGCGGCCTCGGCGAAGTCGCGTTGCCCGCGTTGCCGCAAGCCTTGCGCGATGCGTCGCGCTGGGCGCGGCTCTTTGCTGTGGACGAGCATTTCCGGCTGCTTCCCGCTGGCCGCGCCGAGCTTCCCGACGCGTTGCCGCCTCGCGCGACCGCGCTGCGTCGTCTTGCCGAAGCGCTCGCGGCGCATCCATCGCTCGGCGTGTCGGATGCGCGCGCGCTGCATCCGAAGGCGTCCGCCACGTTCGACGACTGGCTCGCGCGCGGCTGGATCGAGCGCGCCGCGCCCGGCGACCACGCGCTTGCGCCCGAAACGTCGGCGCCGCCGACCGGCGCCGCGCTGCTGCCGCAACTGACCGACGAACAACGCGAAGCCGTTGATGCGATAGCCGCCGCGCGCGGCTTCGCGCCGTTCCTTCTGCACGGCGTCACCGGAAGCGGCAAGACCGAGGTCTATCTGCACACGCTGGCCGCGCTTCTCGCCGCACGAGCGAATGCGCAGGCGCTCGTTCTCGTGCCGGAAATCAACCTGACGCCGCAATTCGAGGCCGCGTTCCGCGCGCGCTTCGCGTCGCTCGCGCCGGGTTCCATCGTCACCATGCACAGCGGACTCGCGGAAGGCGAACGCGCGCGCAACTGGCTCGCCGCGCATACGGGCAGCGCGCGCATCGTGCTCGGCACGCGGCTCGCCATTCTTGCGTCGATGCCCGACCTCGCGATCATCGTCGTCGACGAGGAGCACGATCCCGCGTACAAGCAGCAGGAAGGCTTGCGCTACTCCGCGCGCGATCTGGCGGTTTATCGCGCGAAACAACTGGAGATTCCCGTCGTGCTGGGATCGGCGACGCCTTCGCTCGAAACGTGGTGGCAGGCCGAGCAGGGCCGCTACGCGCGGCTCACGCTCACGCGCCGCGCCGTCGCGGATGCCGCGCTGCCGAGCGTGCGGCTCATCGATCTCGAAGAGGAACGGCAGCGGGGCCGCGCGTCGGTGGAAGGCTTGTCGGGGCCGCTCATCGCCGCGCTGAAGTCGCGGCTGGAACACGGCGAACAGAGCCTCGTCTTCCTCAACCGGCGCGGTTACGCGCCGATCCTCTCCTGCGATGCCTGCGGCTGGGTCGCGGGCTGTCCGCGCTGCAGCGCCTATGCCGTGCTGCATAAGCCGGAGCGTGTGTTGCGGTGCCATCACTGCGGCTGGGAATCGCGGATTCCGAAAGCGTGTCCGGAGTGCGGCAACGTCGATATCGCGCCGATGGGACGCGGCACGCAGCGCGTCGAGGAAACGCTCGCGAGCGTGGTGCCGGGCGCGCGCGTGCTGCGCATCGACGCCGACAGCACGCGTCGCAAAGGCAGCGCGCAGGCGCTTTTTTCAAACGTGCACGCGGGCGAGGTCGATATTCTCGTCGGCACGCAGATGATCGCGAAGGGCCACGATTTCCGGCGCGTGACGCTCGTCGGCGTGCTCAACGCCGACACCGCGCTCTTCTCGCACGACTTCCGCGCGAGCGAACGGCTCTTCGCGCAACTCACGCAGGTCAGCGGGCGCGCGGGCCGCGCGGGGCTGCCGGGGGAAGTGCTGATTCAGACGCGCTATGCGCGTCACGCGCTGTATCTCGCTTTATCGCGACAGGACTACGTGGGTTTCGCGAACGCCACGCTTGCCGAGCGGCGCGACGCGCGCCTGCCGCCGTTCGTCTATCAGGCGATGCTGCGCGCCGAAGGCCGCACGCTCGAAGCGGCGATCGCGTTCCTGGAAGAAGCGGCGGCGGCCTTCGCGCCGTTGCACGGCGCCGAACGCGTGACCGTTTATGACGCGGTGCCGCTGACCATCGTGAAAGTGTTCAACGTGCACCGCGCGCAGCTGCTGCTCGAAAGCGGCTCGCGCGCGGCGCTGCAATCCGCGCTGCGTGCGTGGCAGCCGGTATTGCGCTCGCTCAAGGGCGTGTTGCGCTGGAACGTGGAAGTCGATCCGCTCGACGTTTGA
- the putA gene encoding trifunctional transcriptional regulator/proline dehydrogenase/L-glutamate gamma-semialdehyde dehydrogenase — protein MASTTLGVKVDDLLRSRLKDAATRLERTPHWLIKQAIFAYLERIEHGQLPPELSGVNGSSDLADAAVDSEEDGAPHPFLEFAQNVQPQSVLRAAITAAYRRPEPECVPFLIGQARLPAIVAAETEKLATKLVETLRAKSKGGGVEGLIHEFSLSSQEGVALMCLAEALLRIPDRATRDALIRDKISKGDWRSHMGQAPSLFVNAATWGLMITGKLVTTNSEAGLSSALTRMIGKGGEPLIRKGVDMAMRLMGEQFVTGETISEALANSRKFEARGFRYSYDMLGEAATTEEDAQRYYASYEQAIHAIGKAAGGRGIYEGPGISIKLSALHPRYSRSQQERAMTELLPRVRSLALLARRYDIGLNIDAEEADRLELSLDLLEALCFDAELAGWNGIGFVVQAYQKRCPFVIDYLIDLARRSRHRVMIRLVKGAYWDSEIKRAQVDGLEGYPVYTRKIYTDISYLACAKKLLGAPDAVYPQFATHNAYTLSAIYHLAGQNYYPGQYEFQCLHGMGEPLYEEVTGRDKLNRPCRVYAPVGTHETLLAYLVRRLLENGANTSFVNRIADESIPVKDLVQDPIDEASKIVPLGAPHAKIPLPRQLYGNERLNSMGLDLSNEHRLASLSSALLASANHPWRAQPMLEGGDPHDGVARDIRNPADHRDVVGTVVEASSQQVSAALANAVAAAPIWHATPVEDRADCLARAADLLEAQMHTLMGLVVREAGKSLPNAIAEIREAVDFLRYYASQIRAEFSNDTHRPLGPVVCISPWNFPLAIFMGQVAAALAAGNPVLAKPAEQTPLIAAQAVRILREAGVPAGAVQLLPGDGETVGAALVADARTRAVMFTGSTEVARLINKTLSERLDSEGRPIPLIAETGGQNAMIVDSSALAEQVVADVMQSSFDSAGQRCSALRVLCLQDDVADRTLEMLTGAMKQLSVGNPDRLSVDVGPVIDADAKRSIDAHIASMREKGRKVVQLPLPDACAQGTFVPPTLIELESIDELKREVFGPVLHVVRYRRASLDKLLDQIRSTGYGLTLGIHTRIDETIAHVISRAHVGNIYVNRNVIGAVVGVQPFGGEGLSGTGPKAGGALYLQRLLAKRPTGLPKSLASTLVVDETASADTPAAALTALRDWAIGERDPQTAARCDGYLQHVLAGATAVLSGPTGERNTYTLTARGTVLCVASTPSGARAQLAAVLATGNKALFAGSAGEQLVASLPASLKAHASVRKDPAAGFDAVLFEGDSDELLSLVKEVAKRPGPIVSVQGVAAGTFADAGHDGEDYALERLLTERSVSVNTAAAGGNANLMTIG, from the coding sequence ATGGCGAGCACAACCCTTGGCGTCAAAGTCGACGATTTGCTGCGGTCCCGGCTGAAAGACGCCGCCACGCGACTCGAACGCACTCCTCACTGGCTCATCAAGCAGGCGATCTTCGCGTATCTGGAGCGCATCGAGCACGGCCAGCTTCCGCCGGAACTGTCGGGCGTGAACGGCTCGTCCGATCTGGCTGATGCCGCCGTCGACAGCGAAGAAGACGGCGCGCCGCATCCGTTTCTCGAATTCGCGCAGAACGTGCAGCCGCAATCGGTGCTGCGCGCGGCGATCACGGCGGCGTATCGCCGGCCGGAGCCGGAGTGCGTGCCGTTCCTGATCGGTCAGGCGCGTCTGCCGGCCATCGTCGCCGCGGAAACCGAAAAGCTCGCGACGAAGCTCGTCGAAACGCTGCGCGCGAAGAGCAAGGGCGGCGGCGTCGAGGGGCTGATCCACGAATTCTCGCTGTCGAGTCAGGAAGGCGTCGCGCTGATGTGCCTCGCCGAAGCGCTCTTGCGCATTCCCGACCGCGCCACGCGCGACGCGCTCATCCGCGACAAGATCAGCAAGGGCGACTGGCGCTCGCACATGGGGCAGGCGCCGTCGCTCTTCGTGAACGCGGCGACGTGGGGCCTCATGATTACCGGCAAGCTCGTCACGACGAACAGCGAAGCGGGATTGTCGTCGGCGCTCACGCGCATGATCGGCAAGGGCGGCGAGCCGCTGATCCGCAAGGGCGTCGATATGGCGATGCGTCTGATGGGCGAGCAGTTCGTCACCGGCGAGACCATCTCCGAAGCGCTTGCGAACAGCCGCAAGTTCGAGGCGCGCGGTTTTCGCTATTCCTACGACATGCTCGGCGAAGCCGCGACGACGGAAGAAGACGCGCAGCGCTACTACGCGTCCTACGAACAGGCGATTCACGCGATCGGCAAGGCGGCGGGCGGGCGCGGCATCTACGAAGGGCCGGGCATTTCCATCAAGCTGTCGGCGCTGCATCCGCGTTATTCGCGCTCGCAGCAGGAACGCGCAATGACCGAACTCCTGCCGCGCGTGCGCTCGCTCGCGCTGCTGGCGCGGCGCTATGACATCGGCCTCAATATCGACGCGGAAGAAGCCGACCGGCTCGAACTGTCGCTCGATCTGCTCGAAGCGCTTTGCTTCGACGCGGAACTCGCGGGCTGGAACGGCATCGGCTTCGTCGTGCAGGCGTATCAGAAGCGCTGCCCGTTCGTCATCGACTATCTGATCGATCTCGCGCGCCGCAGCCGTCATCGCGTGATGATCCGTCTCGTGAAGGGCGCGTACTGGGATTCCGAAATCAAGCGCGCGCAAGTCGACGGGCTGGAAGGCTATCCGGTCTACACGCGCAAGATTTATACGGACATCTCGTATCTCGCGTGCGCGAAGAAGCTGCTCGGCGCGCCCGATGCCGTCTATCCGCAATTCGCGACGCACAACGCGTACACGCTGTCGGCCATCTATCACCTCGCGGGCCAGAACTACTATCCCGGCCAGTACGAGTTTCAGTGTCTGCACGGCATGGGCGAGCCGCTCTACGAGGAAGTCACCGGCCGCGACAAGCTCAACCGTCCGTGCCGCGTCTACGCGCCGGTCGGCACGCACGAAACGCTGCTCGCGTATCTCGTGCGCCGTCTGCTCGAGAACGGCGCGAATACGTCGTTCGTGAATCGCATCGCGGACGAATCGATTCCGGTGAAGGATCTCGTGCAGGACCCGATCGACGAAGCATCGAAGATCGTTCCGCTCGGCGCGCCGCACGCGAAGATTCCGCTGCCGCGCCAGCTCTACGGCAACGAGCGCCTCAATTCGATGGGCCTCGATCTGTCCAACGAGCATCGGCTGGCGTCGCTGTCGTCGGCGCTGCTCGCGAGCGCGAATCATCCGTGGCGCGCGCAACCGATGCTCGAAGGCGGCGACCCGCACGACGGCGTCGCGCGCGACATCCGCAATCCGGCGGATCATCGCGATGTCGTCGGCACGGTGGTCGAAGCGTCGTCGCAACAAGTGAGCGCCGCGCTCGCGAACGCGGTGGCCGCCGCGCCGATCTGGCACGCGACGCCCGTGGAAGACCGCGCCGATTGCCTCGCGCGCGCCGCCGATCTGCTCGAAGCGCAGATGCACACGCTGATGGGTCTCGTCGTGCGCGAAGCGGGCAAGTCGCTGCCGAACGCGATCGCCGAAATTCGCGAAGCCGTCGATTTCCTGCGCTACTACGCCTCGCAGATTCGCGCGGAGTTCTCGAACGACACGCATCGCCCGCTCGGGCCGGTGGTCTGCATCAGTCCGTGGAATTTTCCGCTCGCCATCTTCATGGGCCAGGTCGCGGCGGCGCTCGCAGCGGGCAATCCGGTGCTCGCGAAGCCCGCCGAACAGACGCCGCTCATCGCCGCGCAAGCCGTGCGCATCCTGCGCGAAGCCGGCGTGCCGGCGGGCGCGGTGCAACTGCTGCCGGGCGACGGCGAAACCGTCGGCGCGGCGCTCGTCGCGGATGCGCGCACGCGCGCCGTGATGTTCACCGGCTCGACGGAAGTCGCGCGCCTCATCAACAAGACGTTGTCCGAGCGCCTCGATTCCGAAGGCCGCCCGATACCGCTGATTGCCGAAACCGGCGGCCAGAACGCGATGATCGTCGATTCGTCGGCGCTCGCGGAACAGGTCGTCGCGGACGTGATGCAGTCGTCGTTCGATTCGGCCGGTCAACGCTGTTCGGCGCTGCGCGTTCTCTGTCTTCAGGACGATGTCGCCGACCGCACGCTCGAAATGCTCACCGGCGCGATGAAGCAGCTTTCCGTCGGCAACCCGGACCGCCTTTCGGTGGACGTCGGCCCGGTCATCGACGCCGACGCGAAGCGCAGCATCGACGCGCACATCGCCTCGATGCGCGAGAAGGGCCGCAAGGTCGTGCAATTACCGCTGCCGGATGCCTGCGCGCAAGGCACGTTCGTGCCGCCGACGCTGATCGAGCTGGAAAGCATCGACGAACTGAAGCGCGAAGTGTTCGGGCCGGTGCTGCATGTGGTGCGTTATCGCCGTGCGTCTCTTGATAAACTCCTCGACCAAATTCGGTCGACCGGTTATGGGCTGACGCTCGGCATCCATACGCGCATCGACGAAACCATCGCGCATGTGATCTCGCGCGCGCACGTCGGCAACATTTACGTGAACCGCAACGTGATCGGCGCCGTGGTCGGCGTGCAGCCGTTCGGCGGCGAAGGCTTGTCGGGAACGGGTCCGAAGGCGGGCGGCGCGCTGTACTTGCAGCGTCTGCTCGCGAAGCGCCCGACCGGATTGCCGAAGTCGCTGGCGAGCACGCTCGTCGTCGACGAAACCGCATCGGCCGATACGCCCGCCGCCGCGCTCACCGCATTGCGCGACTGGGCCATCGGCGAGCGCGATCCGCAGACGGCCGCGCGTTGCGACGGCTATCTGCAGCATGTACTGGCGGGCGCGACCGCGGTGCTGTCCGGTCCGACCGGCGAGCGCAACACGTACACGCTGACGGCGCGCGGCACGGTGCTCTGCGTGGCATCGACGCCGAGCGGGGCGCGCGCGCAACTCGCCGCCGTGCTCGCGACGGGCAACAAGGCGCTCTTCGCGGGATCGGCGGGCGAGCAACTGGTGGCATCGCTGCCGGCGTCGTTGAAGGCGCATGCATCGGTGAGGAAAGATCCGGCAGCCGGCTTCGACGCCGTGCTGTTCGAGGGCGACAGCGATGAACTGTTGTCGCTCGTGAAGGAAGTCGCGAAACGCCCGGGGCCGATCGTATCGGTGCAGGGCGTCGCGGCGGGCACGTTCGCCGACGCTGGCCACGACGGCGAGGACTACGCGCTCGAACGTCTGCTGACGGAACGCTCGGTGAGCGTGAACACGGCGGCGGCGGGCGGCAATGCGAATTTGATGACGATCGGTTGA
- a CDS encoding transporter substrate-binding domain-containing protein, giving the protein MKRTFFRLASCALACSLFVSGAAHAQTVQAGAVAQATPAAPALSSRLDDMLARRTLRVCTTGDYKPYSFLRPDGQFEGIDIDLADNLAKSLGAKAEYVKTSWSNLMNDFLAKCDIAVGGVSTTLDRQKRAFFTAPYMEDGKTPIVRCGDVDKYQTVAQIDQPNVRTIVNPGGTNERFAKQFFPHSQLIEYPDNVTIFKQILDGHADVMVTDASETLLQQKLNPGLCSVHPDKPFQFGEKAYLLPRGDVAWQQYVDQWLHLTRASGEFQGIVDKWLK; this is encoded by the coding sequence ATGAAACGCACGTTCTTCCGTCTCGCCAGTTGCGCGCTCGCGTGCTCGCTCTTCGTGTCGGGCGCGGCGCACGCCCAGACCGTTCAGGCCGGCGCCGTCGCGCAGGCGACGCCCGCCGCGCCCGCGCTTTCCTCGCGTCTCGACGACATGCTCGCGCGCCGCACGCTGCGCGTCTGCACGACCGGCGACTACAAGCCGTACTCGTTCTTGCGGCCGGACGGACAGTTCGAAGGCATCGACATCGATCTCGCGGACAACCTCGCGAAATCGCTGGGCGCGAAGGCCGAGTACGTGAAGACATCGTGGTCGAACCTGATGAACGACTTCCTCGCCAAGTGCGATATCGCTGTCGGCGGCGTCTCGACGACGCTGGATCGTCAAAAGCGCGCGTTCTTCACCGCGCCGTACATGGAAGACGGGAAGACGCCCATCGTGCGTTGCGGCGATGTCGACAAGTACCAGACCGTCGCGCAGATCGATCAGCCGAACGTGCGCACGATCGTCAATCCTGGCGGCACGAACGAGCGATTCGCGAAGCAGTTCTTTCCGCACTCGCAGTTGATCGAATACCCGGACAACGTGACGATTTTCAAGCAGATTCTCGACGGCCACGCCGATGTCATGGTGACCGACGCCTCCGAAACGCTCCTGCAGCAAAAGCTCAATCCGGGCCTCTGTTCCGTGCATCCGGACAAGCCGTTCCAGTTCGGCGAGAAGGCGTATCTGCTGCCGCGCGGGGACGTGGCGTGGCAGCAGTACGTCGATCAATGGCTGCACCTCACGCGCGCGAGCGGGGAGTTTCAGGGCATCGTCGACAAGTGGCTCAAGTGA
- a CDS encoding alpha/beta hydrolase — translation MTIDSALLRYYRDVAEAFPPLGADAGAAAVRQRFSDVARAYARERDDAIVVEDIDVPLQGRTLAARIYRPASARGPLPLLVYFHGGGWVVGDIDTHDALTARLARDAQCAVASVDYRLAPEHPFPAPCDDACDALLWLAEHRSRLGFASDRLGVGGDSAGAHLAVVAAREANARVAGLVGLQLLLYPVMRRQFESASCVANANGPGLTNDEMKWYWTQFLSGVTPDAHDVRAFPLAEPFERTPSRALIVAAAFDPLYDDAFELKRFLETNGGRVEMIGADDMTHGFARLHTQSDAALGWLRRIGERAGELLRAER, via the coding sequence ATGACCATCGATTCAGCCTTGCTCCGCTATTACCGCGATGTCGCCGAAGCGTTTCCGCCGCTCGGGGCCGACGCAGGCGCCGCAGCGGTCCGCCAGCGATTCAGCGACGTCGCGCGGGCCTACGCGCGCGAGCGCGACGACGCGATCGTCGTCGAAGACATCGACGTTCCTCTGCAAGGCCGAACGCTCGCCGCACGCATTTACCGCCCGGCAAGCGCGCGCGGACCGTTGCCGCTTCTCGTGTACTTTCACGGCGGCGGCTGGGTCGTCGGTGACATAGACACGCACGACGCGCTCACCGCCCGGCTCGCGCGCGACGCGCAGTGCGCGGTGGCGAGCGTCGATTATCGTCTCGCGCCCGAGCATCCGTTTCCCGCGCCGTGCGACGACGCCTGTGACGCGCTGCTCTGGCTCGCGGAACATCGGTCGCGACTCGGCTTCGCGTCGGACAGGCTGGGCGTCGGTGGCGATAGCGCAGGCGCGCACCTCGCCGTCGTCGCCGCGCGCGAGGCCAACGCGCGCGTCGCCGGACTCGTCGGCCTGCAACTGCTGCTGTATCCGGTGATGCGGCGTCAATTCGAAAGCGCGAGCTGCGTCGCCAACGCGAACGGTCCCGGCCTCACCAACGACGAAATGAAGTGGTACTGGACGCAGTTTCTCTCCGGCGTGACGCCCGACGCCCACGATGTGCGCGCGTTCCCGCTCGCCGAGCCGTTCGAGCGCACGCCGTCGCGCGCGCTCATTGTCGCGGCTGCTTTCGACCCGCTCTACGACGACGCCTTCGAACTGAAGCGCTTTCTCGAAACGAACGGCGGCCGCGTCGAAATGATCGGTGCCGACGACATGACGCACGGATTCGCCCGCCTGCACACGCAGTCCGACGCCGCGCTCGGCTGGCTGCGCAGGATCGGCGAGCGCGCGGGCGAGCTTCTGCGCGCGGAACGCTAA